In Chthoniobacterales bacterium, one genomic interval encodes:
- the aspS gene encoding aspartate--tRNA ligase, with protein MNFRGCDCGALRTKDIGQRATLAGWVGSRRDHGGVIFVDLRDREGLTQVVFRPEENAGVAGAAHGLRDEDVIQVSGIVAKRLEGTENAKLATGEVELVADELTVLNKADVLPFPLDEQIANEDLRLAHRYLDLRRPGMASNLRLRHRVIKTVRDVLDADGFWEIETPILSKSTPEGARDFLVPSRLNPGTFYALPQAPQQYKQLLMAAGVEKYFQIARCFRDEDLRADRQPEFTQADIEMSFITSDDIFALIEKMFVAVFREARAVGIKTPFPRLTYREAMDRFGSDKPDTRYAQEIVDVGEIFAKSEFKVFRGALDGGGVVRAINAKGLAKITTGQIDELTGMAKQFGAKGLAFIKCENGEWKSPIVKFFTDAEKTALKDRLNIEEGDLVLFGADKWETVCEVLGRVRLRVVDLLGIEHDPNRLDFLWVVDFPLLAWSEEEKKWNAVHHPFTRPKAEDLALLDAGQCGEVRAEAYDIVLNGVEIGGGSVRIHEADLQSKMFSVLGVDEQQQAAMFGHLLKAFRFGTPPHGGIALGLDRLVMLLAGAESIRDVIAFPKNNRGVELMTGSPSPVDFKQLRELYIATTKKA; from the coding sequence ATGAATTTTCGCGGTTGTGATTGCGGTGCCTTGCGCACCAAGGACATCGGGCAACGCGCCACCCTCGCCGGCTGGGTCGGATCGCGTCGCGATCACGGTGGTGTGATTTTCGTCGATCTTCGCGATCGCGAAGGACTCACGCAGGTGGTCTTCCGTCCGGAAGAAAATGCCGGGGTGGCCGGCGCCGCGCACGGTCTCCGCGACGAGGACGTGATTCAGGTTTCGGGCATCGTGGCCAAAAGGCTGGAAGGCACCGAGAACGCCAAACTTGCCACCGGCGAGGTGGAGTTGGTGGCCGATGAACTGACGGTTCTCAACAAAGCCGACGTCCTGCCGTTTCCCCTCGACGAGCAAATCGCAAATGAAGACCTCAGGTTGGCGCACCGCTATCTTGATTTGCGCCGTCCGGGCATGGCGTCAAACCTGCGCCTTCGTCACCGCGTGATCAAAACCGTGCGCGATGTGCTCGATGCCGACGGATTCTGGGAGATCGAAACACCCATCCTCAGCAAAAGCACCCCGGAGGGCGCTCGCGACTTCCTGGTTCCGAGCCGTCTGAACCCGGGGACATTCTATGCGCTTCCGCAGGCGCCCCAGCAATACAAGCAGCTGCTCATGGCCGCGGGTGTAGAAAAATATTTCCAGATCGCCCGCTGCTTCCGCGACGAAGATTTGCGCGCCGACCGCCAGCCGGAATTCACGCAGGCGGACATCGAGATGAGCTTTATTACTTCGGATGATATCTTCGCGCTGATCGAGAAGATGTTCGTTGCCGTGTTCCGCGAGGCGCGCGCGGTCGGGATCAAGACTCCGTTTCCCCGCCTGACATACCGGGAGGCGATGGATCGCTTCGGCAGCGACAAGCCCGACACGCGCTACGCTCAGGAGATCGTGGATGTCGGTGAAATTTTCGCAAAGAGCGAATTCAAAGTTTTCCGCGGCGCGCTCGACGGCGGCGGAGTTGTCCGCGCGATCAACGCCAAGGGCCTCGCGAAGATCACAACCGGTCAGATCGACGAACTTACCGGGATGGCCAAGCAGTTCGGGGCCAAAGGCCTCGCTTTCATCAAGTGTGAAAACGGCGAGTGGAAGTCGCCGATCGTGAAATTTTTCACAGATGCCGAAAAAACTGCGCTCAAGGATCGGCTGAATATCGAGGAGGGCGACCTGGTTCTTTTCGGTGCCGACAAGTGGGAAACGGTCTGCGAGGTGCTCGGCCGGGTGCGCCTGCGTGTTGTCGATTTGCTCGGTATCGAGCACGACCCAAACCGTCTCGACTTTCTGTGGGTCGTGGACTTTCCGCTGCTTGCATGGAGCGAGGAGGAGAAAAAGTGGAATGCGGTCCACCATCCGTTCACGCGCCCGAAAGCGGAGGATCTTGCGCTGCTCGACGCGGGCCAATGCGGGGAGGTCCGGGCCGAAGCCTATGACATTGTCCTCAACGGTGTCGAAATCGGCGGCGGCAGCGTGCGTATTCATGAGGCCGACCTGCAATCCAAGATGTTCTCCGTTCTCGGCGTGGATGAGCAGCAGCAGGCCGCGATGTTCGGTCATCTGCTCAAAGCCTTCCGTTTCGGGACTCCGCCGCACGGTGGTATCGCGCTCGGTCTCGACCGCTTGGTCATGCTTCTGGCCGGTGCCGAATCGATCCGTGATGTGATTGCTTTCCCCAAGAACAACCGCGGCGTCGAGCTGATGACTGGATCGCCCTCGCCGGTTGATTTCAAGCAGCTGCGCGAGCTTTACATCGCTACGACCAAAAAGGCCTGA
- a CDS encoding NYN domain-containing protein, translating to MSNKPLRSPAMTRRFLLLDAHNMIFADAELSALHRRHPAAARERLIRIFQRHQDASGTRVVIVFDGSRASRPSEIGTDTAGVQVIYAPSGQSADTVIERLALKYASTHALTVATNDHLVRTAAAAAGAESIDLETLRGEIEQSAKELDQTLDRLKRSK from the coding sequence ATGTCAAACAAACCCCTCCGTTCACCCGCCATGACCCGCCGATTCCTTCTGTTGGACGCCCATAACATGATCTTCGCCGACGCGGAGTTGTCCGCCCTCCACCGGCGCCATCCCGCTGCCGCGCGCGAACGCTTGATCCGCATCTTCCAGCGGCATCAGGACGCGTCCGGCACGCGGGTGGTGATCGTTTTCGATGGAAGCCGCGCCTCGCGCCCGTCGGAGATCGGCACCGACACCGCCGGGGTCCAAGTGATCTATGCTCCGTCGGGACAAAGCGCCGACACCGTGATCGAACGCCTGGCCTTGAAATATGCATCCACGCACGCGCTCACCGTGGCAACGAACGACCATCTCGTTCGCACCGCAGCGGCGGCGGCAGGCGCGGAATCGATCGACCTCGAGACCCTGCGCGGCGAAATCGAGCAATCCGCAAAAGAACTTGATCAGACATTGGACCGTCTGAAACGGTCCAAATGA
- a CDS encoding single-stranded DNA-binding protein: MTPKEILDTMLGYLGFAVQIEEQPGEHGLVLQIYTSDADLLTGRNDETLEDIQYLLNRLIQAGDPKAERVTVDIEHRRAMRNDRLIEKMRAIAGLVKERGKPLQTEPLNAYDRWLVHQAFKDDGEIMSWSPDDHARMKRITLRLRKKDKS; encoded by the coding sequence ATGACACCGAAAGAGATCCTCGACACCATGCTCGGCTACCTCGGTTTCGCCGTGCAGATCGAGGAGCAGCCCGGCGAGCATGGACTCGTCCTTCAGATTTACACCAGCGATGCCGATCTCCTGACCGGTCGCAACGACGAGACGCTGGAGGACATCCAGTATCTGCTCAACCGCCTCATCCAGGCCGGGGATCCCAAGGCCGAACGCGTGACCGTGGATATCGAACACCGGCGGGCCATGCGCAACGACCGCCTCATCGAGAAAATGCGCGCCATCGCCGGGCTGGTCAAAGAGCGCGGCAAGCCGCTGCAGACCGAACCGCTCAATGCCTACGACCGCTGGCTCGTGCATCAGGCGTTCAAGGACGACGGGGAAATCATGAGCTGGAGTCCGGATGACCACGCCCGCATGAAGCGCATCACCCTGCGCTTGCGGAAGAAGGACAAATCCTGA
- the aguB gene encoding N-carbamoylputrescine amidase — protein sequence MRNVTVAATQMACGRDRGQNLERAEALVRRAAGQGANVILVQELFETPYFCQDQLPEYFELARPAVGNEGIARFQALARELDVALPFSFFERANQAYFNSVAMIDAGGEFLGIYRKTHIPDGPGYQEKYYFNPGDTGFRVWDTKFGKIGVGICWDQWFPETARCMVLGGAELLLYPTAIGSEPQYPDWDTAEHWQRVMQGHAAANMVPLVASNRIGTEEGRNSEMTFFGSSFITDETGKKVAEAGRTDEAVLVRTFDLDAIRNLRAQWGFFRDRRPDHYQALVTMAGEAARS from the coding sequence ATGCGCAATGTCACCGTGGCGGCCACGCAGATGGCCTGCGGCCGGGACCGCGGCCAAAATCTCGAACGTGCGGAAGCGTTGGTCAGGCGCGCGGCCGGGCAGGGGGCCAATGTCATCCTCGTGCAGGAACTTTTCGAGACCCCCTATTTTTGCCAGGACCAACTGCCGGAGTATTTCGAGTTGGCTCGTCCGGCTGTTGGCAACGAAGGTATCGCGAGATTTCAAGCCCTCGCACGCGAGCTGGACGTTGCCCTGCCCTTCAGCTTTTTCGAGCGTGCCAACCAGGCCTATTTCAATTCCGTCGCCATGATCGACGCGGGCGGTGAGTTTCTCGGCATTTACCGAAAGACGCACATTCCCGACGGTCCGGGCTATCAGGAGAAATATTATTTCAACCCCGGCGACACCGGGTTTCGTGTTTGGGATACGAAATTCGGAAAGATCGGCGTCGGCATCTGCTGGGACCAATGGTTTCCCGAGACCGCGCGGTGCATGGTCCTCGGCGGTGCCGAGTTGCTTCTCTACCCCACGGCCATCGGCAGCGAACCGCAATATCCCGATTGGGATACCGCCGAGCATTGGCAGCGCGTCATGCAAGGGCATGCTGCCGCGAACATGGTCCCGCTCGTTGCCTCGAACCGCATCGGCACCGAAGAAGGTCGGAATTCGGAGATGACCTTCTTCGGCTCGTCTTTCATCACCGATGAAACTGGCAAAAAAGTCGCCGAGGCGGGCCGCACCGATGAAGCGGTGCTGGTGCGCACTTTCGACCTCGACGCCATCCGCAATCTCCGCGCGCAGTGGGGATTCTTCCGCGACCGCCGCCCGGATCACTACCAGGCGCTTGTGACAATGGCGGGGGAAGCCGCGCGCAGTTGA
- the yidC gene encoding membrane protein insertase YidC: MDRKAWIAVIACVAALGLWQWAYVKYYSPTPEQVAVAKAKAQAEKTAPATPAPSATPVLAQPAQPAAPAEGAAASTVPREEFKISTGLADFVFVSDAGGISQVNLLGHLGENGANVNLNIPQAMPVGALAETPGSVLGGFVREPSSAPGQAVFSRTSPDGLRVRKVFTVDQSDGGQGNYVVNLELEIANPGDSPVSSGGLHIATGGAVPVHYRDMTLYTGFDWYREGKATFTDVNWFNASAIPLVGIQLRAAQSLYEQKSDKIAWAAVKNQYFTTIVSIVDGEPGASVWARRLDLLHAGNPEHKVFGIEGVLGLPGFELAPGASKSWTFQIYAGPKDLGRLAKLGHGEQAVMNFGIFKWVSEILLYSMNALHGVLGNFAAAIIVLTIIIKAILWPLQNKATDSMRRMAALSPKMTDLREKYKDDPTKMNQELMKLYKDYGVNPFGGCLPMLIQIPIFFGFYSMLGTAIELRNSSFLWVHDLSQPDTVGHLLGFPVNILPLLMAATMLWQMQITPKTGDAAQQRMFMFMPVIFILFAYNFASALSLYWTTQNLISIVQLYLTRNKPLPTLEKKSVAQKKALEAGKGKRRKSGA; the protein is encoded by the coding sequence ATGGACCGCAAGGCCTGGATTGCCGTCATCGCCTGTGTCGCGGCCCTCGGGCTGTGGCAATGGGCTTACGTCAAATATTACTCTCCGACTCCCGAGCAGGTCGCCGTAGCCAAAGCGAAGGCGCAAGCGGAGAAAACCGCACCGGCCACACCCGCTCCGTCCGCCACGCCTGTGCTGGCGCAGCCCGCGCAGCCGGCCGCCCCCGCGGAGGGCGCGGCTGCTTCGACCGTCCCGCGCGAGGAATTCAAAATATCCACCGGGCTTGCCGATTTCGTCTTCGTGAGCGATGCGGGTGGCATTTCGCAGGTCAATCTGCTCGGCCATCTCGGAGAAAACGGCGCCAATGTGAATCTCAACATTCCCCAAGCCATGCCCGTCGGCGCCTTGGCCGAGACTCCCGGATCGGTGCTCGGGGGCTTCGTGCGCGAGCCCTCATCTGCGCCGGGACAGGCGGTCTTTTCGCGAACATCCCCCGATGGCTTGCGCGTTCGCAAAGTTTTCACCGTGGACCAATCCGACGGTGGTCAAGGCAACTATGTCGTGAATCTCGAATTGGAGATCGCCAATCCCGGGGATAGTCCGGTGAGCAGCGGAGGATTGCATATCGCCACGGGTGGTGCCGTGCCAGTGCATTACCGCGACATGACCCTTTACACGGGGTTCGATTGGTATCGCGAGGGCAAGGCGACTTTCACCGACGTGAATTGGTTCAATGCCAGCGCGATTCCGCTCGTCGGCATCCAGTTGCGCGCGGCGCAAAGCCTTTACGAACAGAAGTCCGACAAAATCGCGTGGGCGGCAGTGAAGAACCAGTATTTCACGACCATCGTATCTATCGTTGATGGCGAACCCGGTGCCTCGGTCTGGGCGCGACGCTTGGATCTTCTTCACGCGGGCAACCCCGAGCACAAAGTGTTCGGCATCGAGGGTGTCCTCGGTCTGCCCGGCTTCGAGCTGGCGCCGGGTGCGAGCAAATCCTGGACGTTCCAAATTTACGCCGGGCCGAAGGATCTCGGGCGCTTGGCCAAGCTCGGCCACGGCGAGCAGGCCGTGATGAATTTCGGCATTTTCAAGTGGGTGAGCGAGATCCTGCTCTATTCCATGAACGCGCTCCACGGCGTCTTGGGAAACTTTGCCGCGGCGATCATTGTTTTGACGATCATCATCAAAGCGATTCTTTGGCCGCTGCAGAACAAAGCGACCGACTCGATGCGCCGCATGGCCGCTCTCTCGCCGAAAATGACCGATCTGCGCGAGAAATACAAAGACGACCCGACCAAGATGAACCAGGAGCTGATGAAGCTCTACAAAGATTACGGCGTCAATCCGTTCGGCGGTTGCCTGCCCATGCTCATCCAGATCCCGATCTTTTTCGGATTTTATTCGATGCTCGGGACGGCCATCGAACTGCGCAACAGTTCCTTCCTCTGGGTGCACGATCTTTCGCAGCCCGATACCGTGGGCCACCTGCTCGGATTCCCGGTAAACATCCTGCCGCTGCTCATGGCTGCGACCATGCTCTGGCAGATGCAGATCACCCCGAAAACCGGCGACGCGGCCCAGCAGCGCATGTTCATGTTCATGCCTGTGATCTTCATCCTCTTCGCCTACAACTTCGCCTCGGCACTGTCCCTTTACTGGACCACGCAGAACCTCATTTCCATCGTCCAGCTCTATCTGACCCGCAACAAACCGCTCCCGACTCTGGAAAAGAAATCGGTCGCGCAAAAGAAAGCGCTTGAGGCGGGCAAAGGGAAACGCCGAAAATCCGGCGCATGA
- a CDS encoding 50S ribosomal protein L34: MKRTYQPSKRTRKRQHGFRSRMKTKGGRATLSRRRQRGRKRLLPKGVEVHYARHTGA; the protein is encoded by the coding sequence ATGAAAAGAACTTACCAACCTTCCAAGCGCACGCGCAAACGCCAGCACGGCTTCCGTTCTCGCATGAAGACCAAGGGCGGCCGAGCCACCCTTTCCCGACGCCGTCAGCGCGGCCGCAAACGCCTCCTGCCCAAGGGTGTCGAAGTGCACTACGCGCGGCACACCGGCGCTTGA
- a CDS encoding methyltransferase domain-containing protein yields MKKHWLVAVLLSAVLCAGLAAEEDGATGRRPDIGFVPTPQAAVERMVELADIKPGDKVYDLGCGDGRIVIAAARRHGVRATGIEIDPGCVRASRENARTAGVEKLVEIRQEDIFKSDFSDADVVFLYLLPALNERLMPQLSKLKRGARIIAFDFAMGDAKPVLVERGKFDGFASHTIYKWIVPWEQGSGGTWDIFTTTP; encoded by the coding sequence ATGAAAAAGCACTGGCTGGTCGCAGTTCTGCTGTCTGCTGTTTTGTGCGCCGGGTTGGCGGCCGAGGAGGACGGCGCAACTGGGCGCAGGCCCGACATCGGTTTTGTTCCCACACCGCAGGCGGCCGTCGAGAGAATGGTCGAGCTGGCGGACATCAAGCCTGGCGACAAGGTTTACGACTTGGGCTGCGGCGACGGACGAATTGTCATTGCGGCGGCCCGTCGGCACGGAGTCCGCGCAACGGGCATCGAGATCGACCCTGGTTGCGTGCGCGCTTCGCGCGAGAATGCGCGGACGGCGGGGGTGGAAAAACTGGTGGAGATCCGCCAGGAGGACATTTTCAAATCCGACTTCTCCGATGCGGACGTGGTGTTTCTTTATCTTTTGCCCGCGCTGAACGAACGTCTCATGCCGCAACTGAGCAAGCTCAAGCGCGGCGCACGGATCATCGCGTTCGATTTTGCCATGGGCGACGCAAAGCCGGTGCTGGTGGAGCGCGGCAAATTCGACGGTTTCGCCTCGCACACGATCTACAAATGGATCGTGCCTTGGGAGCAGGGCAGTGGCGGAACGTGGGATATTTTTACCACGACGCCGTGA
- the hisS gene encoding histidine--tRNA ligase translates to MRSLPGFRDFFPSDCARRNYITGTWRRVARSFGFLEYDGPTLESLDLYRKKNSGGEILGQLFSFTDKGEREVALRPEMTPTLARMLIAKGREFRKPIKWFSIAPFFRYEKQQSGRLREFLQLNCDLIGDGSPAADAEMLALLIETMRAFGLTAADIVVRVSDRRAWMEFLAGKGLADEMQAREALSVIDKMERASRELLEAKLGAFGLKLAEVEEFIAMGKPGFYEKLRENLASRGLEDFCELDLRIVRGLAYYTGLVFEVFDRRQERRAIAGGGRFDRLLSDLSDKKVDLPAIGFGIGDVVLGDLLEDLPATRSRMEAAIAAQQACEIFVIVADESRRPEALGIVQTLRAAGRTVDYPLVADKVGRQFKDADASGAAVAVVVGNEWPSVKVKDLKERTEVAMSQESLADWAANLQTPAP, encoded by the coding sequence ATGCGTTCGTTGCCAGGGTTCCGGGATTTTTTCCCGTCGGATTGTGCGCGCCGGAATTACATCACCGGCACGTGGAGGCGCGTCGCGCGTTCGTTCGGGTTTCTGGAATACGACGGACCGACGCTGGAATCGCTCGATCTTTACCGCAAAAAGAACAGCGGCGGTGAAATTCTCGGGCAGCTCTTCTCCTTCACCGACAAAGGCGAGCGCGAGGTGGCGTTGCGTCCGGAAATGACGCCCACGCTGGCGCGCATGCTCATCGCCAAAGGGCGCGAGTTCCGCAAGCCGATCAAGTGGTTCAGCATCGCGCCGTTTTTCCGTTACGAGAAGCAGCAGAGCGGACGATTGCGGGAGTTTCTGCAGCTCAACTGCGACTTGATCGGCGACGGTTCGCCGGCGGCGGATGCGGAGATGCTGGCGCTGCTCATCGAGACGATGCGGGCGTTCGGGTTGACGGCGGCGGACATCGTCGTGCGGGTGAGCGACCGCCGGGCGTGGATGGAATTTCTGGCGGGGAAAGGGCTCGCCGACGAGATGCAGGCGCGGGAGGCGTTATCCGTCATCGACAAAATGGAGCGCGCGTCGCGCGAATTGTTGGAGGCGAAACTGGGGGCATTCGGTCTCAAGCTGGCCGAGGTGGAGGAATTTATCGCCATGGGAAAGCCGGGCTTTTACGAGAAGTTACGGGAGAATCTGGCGTCGCGCGGGCTGGAAGATTTCTGCGAGCTGGATCTGCGGATCGTGCGCGGGTTGGCGTATTACACGGGGCTCGTGTTCGAGGTGTTCGATCGGCGGCAGGAGCGCCGTGCCATCGCGGGGGGCGGAAGGTTTGACCGGTTGCTCTCGGACTTGAGCGACAAGAAAGTCGATCTGCCGGCAATCGGCTTCGGGATTGGCGATGTTGTGTTGGGCGATTTGCTGGAGGATTTGCCGGCCACGCGATCCAGAATGGAAGCCGCCATCGCCGCGCAGCAGGCATGCGAAATATTTGTGATCGTGGCCGATGAGTCGCGCCGCCCAGAAGCGCTCGGCATCGTGCAAACTCTGCGTGCGGCAGGACGCACGGTGGATTACCCCCTGGTCGCCGACAAGGTTGGCAGGCAATTCAAGGATGCGGATGCCTCGGGTGCCGCGGTCGCGGTGGTGGTCGGAAACGAGTGGCCATCGGTCAAAGTCAAAGATCTCAAGGAGCGCACCGAGGTGGCGATGTCCCAAGAGTCGCTTGCCGATTGGGCCGCAAACCTCCAGACTCCCGCGCCATGA
- the rnpA gene encoding ribonuclease P protein component — protein sequence MSSLSLPKSARLSRRSEFADVREKGRSWHGRLMVLGCLASGTKSPARFGVVTSRRTGGAVERTKLRRRLREIFRVHRPSLADGLMMVAVPRRAAVVAPFQALRDEWLALAGRARAFK from the coding sequence ATGAGTTCGCTCAGCCTGCCGAAATCCGCCCGGCTGTCGCGCCGATCCGAGTTTGCCGACGTGCGCGAGAAAGGGCGCTCTTGGCATGGCCGTCTCATGGTTCTCGGCTGCCTCGCGAGCGGGACGAAATCGCCCGCGCGATTCGGCGTGGTGACATCGCGCCGGACGGGCGGTGCGGTGGAGCGCACCAAGTTGCGGCGGCGTTTGCGGGAAATTTTCCGCGTTCACCGGCCGAGTTTGGCGGACGGACTGATGATGGTCGCCGTGCCCCGGCGCGCGGCGGTTGTCGCGCCTTTCCAAGCTCTGCGCGACGAGTGGCTGGCCCTGGCCGGCCGCGCGCGGGCTTTCAAATGA
- the yidD gene encoding membrane protein insertion efficiency factor YidD yields the protein MKTVIRIVVRIYQWTLSPFLVWLGGPGSGCRFEPSCSRYFLEAVETHGAVRGTWFGVKRVARCHPWGGCGCDPVPPAVSRVDWEGAR from the coding sequence ATGAAGACCGTGATTCGCATCGTTGTCCGCATTTACCAGTGGACGTTGTCGCCTTTCCTCGTGTGGCTGGGCGGGCCCGGTTCGGGATGCCGGTTCGAGCCTAGTTGTTCGCGCTATTTTCTCGAGGCCGTGGAGACGCACGGGGCGGTCCGCGGAACTTGGTTCGGTGTCAAACGCGTCGCGCGTTGTCACCCGTGGGGCGGTTGCGGTTGTGATCCCGTGCCGCCGGCCGTGAGCCGCGTCGATTGGGAGGGTGCACGGTGA
- the recF gene encoding DNA replication and repair protein RecF (All proteins in this family for which functions are known are DNA-binding proteins that assist the filamentation of RecA onto DNA for the initiation of recombination or recombinational repair.), with translation MILGSLTLHDFRCFQRAGFHPSPGLNLISAPNASGKSSLLEAVCVLLRLQSPRAGALAETIRRGAPGFSLEGQCGDRSLTFHLSATEGRRLLLDGVPQRKSDEYLRAGLVAFFSNEDMELVRGTSSKRRRFLDFLGCQCDAGYLKHLRAYERALRSRNFLLKEGPHRGRELVAYDGPLIESGTYLAATRERLCAGLDPLVARHAATIGAHGEKATLAYIRSGGDDFGAALAASSAEERRLRQTVVGPHRDDVLLELNGAAAVTFASEGQQRTLALALRLAQADLIRERRGSPPVYLLDDVFGELDTDRRCRLLGALPSDAQRILTTTTWQWLDEAGGATEWTIKEGCVSGA, from the coding sequence ATGATCCTCGGTTCGCTCACACTGCACGACTTCCGCTGCTTCCAACGCGCCGGGTTCCATCCTTCGCCAGGCCTCAACCTCATTTCCGCACCCAACGCGAGCGGCAAATCTTCGCTGCTTGAGGCCGTCTGCGTTCTCCTGCGCCTGCAATCGCCCCGCGCCGGTGCGCTGGCAGAAACCATCCGCCGCGGCGCACCCGGATTTTCGCTCGAAGGACAGTGCGGCGACCGCAGCCTCACCTTCCATCTGTCGGCCACCGAGGGTCGCCGGCTGCTGCTCGACGGCGTTCCGCAACGCAAATCGGACGAATACCTGCGCGCCGGACTGGTGGCGTTTTTCTCCAACGAGGACATGGAACTCGTGCGCGGCACATCCTCGAAGCGCCGCCGGTTCCTCGATTTTCTCGGATGCCAATGCGATGCGGGATATCTTAAGCACCTGCGCGCCTACGAACGTGCGCTGCGCTCTCGCAACTTCCTGCTCAAAGAGGGCCCGCACCGGGGCCGCGAACTTGTGGCCTACGACGGTCCGCTCATCGAGTCCGGCACCTATCTCGCCGCTACCCGCGAACGGCTCTGCGCCGGATTGGATCCCTTGGTGGCACGCCACGCGGCGACCATCGGGGCACACGGCGAAAAAGCGACTCTGGCTTACATTCGTTCGGGCGGGGACGATTTCGGGGCGGCGCTGGCCGCAAGCTCGGCCGAGGAAAGGCGCCTCCGACAGACCGTTGTCGGACCGCACAGGGACGATGTCTTGCTCGAACTCAACGGAGCTGCGGCCGTCACCTTCGCCAGCGAGGGACAGCAGCGCACGCTCGCTCTCGCGCTGCGCCTCGCGCAGGCAGATTTGATCCGCGAGCGCCGCGGGTCACCGCCGGTTTATCTCCTCGATGATGTCTTCGGTGAACTCGACACCGACCGCCGATGCCGCCTGCTCGGCGCACTCCCCTCGGACGCCCAACGCATCCTCACAACAACAACTTGGCAATGGCTCGATGAAGCTGGCGGAGCAACTGAATGGACTATCAAAGAAGGCTGCGTCAGCGGCGCTTGA